TCCTAAGTAAATTAAGTACGTAGACATTCTTGGTGTTTTCAAAAATTCTACTATTTTTTTATCGTTTTCATATTCTATTCTTTGTATAGGCATGTTAGAAATAACATCTAAATCTTTATCCACCTTTATTGTGAACTTAAATTCTGCCTTATATGCTGGATTATCAACACATGGAATGAATTTTCTAGCGTGAGAAGACTCAAATTGAGTAGTAACAATATATGAACTATCATAAGGAGCAACATAAATTCCTACTAGATCATCCCTTACTTTTCCTTCAAAATCAATTTCTAATTCTCCAGAAAAATTTCCAGTATTTATAGTTACACTCTTTTCGCCAATAACAAAAGGAATATTATTCCCGTTACTAGAAACTTTCTTTACTTCAATACCATCAGCGTCTAATACTAATTTATCATCAGTTTGAAGTTGAATTTTTTCATGACCATAATATTTTAGACCCTTAAAATCAAAATCTATAAAAACATCGTAATAGTTTATTTGCATATTACAACATAATTGTATCTATTTAAAAAATTGCTGTACTATTTTTCTAGATAACTTACCATAAAGATTATCATGTTTCATATAACTAAAATATACAGATAAAATACTATTATATAAAAAATATAAATAAGACGTGTATTATAACTAAAATACAAATTCTAGTGCATATATTAACTAAACGATTTATTTTAAAAAATAAAGATCATAATTATAAGAAAAAGTTAAAAAAGTTAAATTATTATCTATATTGTAACGATAATAATTGAAGTTTATTAAGTGCTAGATTATGATTATAATTATGAATAGCCTACAATTGGTAATCATCGTATATATCGTTGGAATGATGATAGCAGATTTTACTATTCTGTACTACTTACTTAGAAGTTCTATTGTATCAAGAAGAGCAGTACTATTCGTAAGCTCAATATTATTATATATGGCTACAGAAGCTGCTGATATAGGATATATATTATTTTATCACGGTTCAATATTGATAGAACCAATTACCTTAATTATAGCATCATTACCTATACTACTTTCACTACTCGTGAAAGACTATAAAACTCACTGGAGAGAAGACAAAACATCATCTATTACATTATCTATAACTATTGTTTTAGACGAACTAGCTATGGGGTATTCGTTCTCATCAGCTTTCGGACCACATATTAATCCGTTATTATCATCTGTAAGTAATATAGCGTTTGGCATAATGATGATGGCAGATGCAATATTTTTCCTTGCTTTAGCACCAGTAAAGAAAATTGAAGAAATCTCATTATTTACTTTTGCTGTATCTATGGCTTTTATGCCAAATATATTCATTCAATTTTCCGCGTATGCAGAACTTATGGCTTCTCTATTAGCTTCTATAATAATGATAATAAATATTATTACTTTATATTTAATACAATCTAAAAAACTTACTTTTAATGCTCAATTGACTTCCATATCCCTTGGATTATTAGATTTCTTAATGATGTTAGGTCTATCAATATACGCTACTTCTAAAGACCTATACATGATCTCATTAGCAATGATTATTTCTATGTTCTGGTACTTTATTCTAATATTATATAGTTTTAATCGGAAGAAAATTCAAATGTCCCTAAAATATCCGCTGACTTTTGTTATATTAATAAACTTAGCAGAATTAACCATGGGATTTGGAGAAAGCACCATGGGCTTCGAGATAACAAACGGATTATGGGCTCCAATGGGAGTGAAAATAATGCACCACATGATGATTATGTCAGGAATTCATATGCTCATATGGAGTCCACTATCAAATTCATTCTGGTGGATCTTCCCAACAAATCCGTGGACAATGACTACTATCGCATTTAAACAAGCTATTATGAAGTCTCATAACATAATTTTTGCAAGCTTCTGGGGAAGTTATATGCTAATAATGATGACGACAATGATGCCTTTCTATGTAGTAATGATGGGAGCAGAAATGAGTTATCTTGTATATGAAAGATTTAAGAGCAGTAAACAATTAAAAGTTAGAGCTTGGAGTTTAGCAATACTAGTAGGAATACCAATATTTGTCTGGATATTACCATACTATACTCCAACATATATATTTGGAATGAGCGATATGCTCTCTGATATAAATCCTTCTTTCTCAGTAAGCTTATTGAGTTTTGGGATTTCTATTATAGCAATAGTAATAGCTTCATCATTATTTGGGAGAAGAGCATATTGTAATTTAGTTTGCATGTCAGCCCATATGTGGATAAATACTTATTACGATCAATTTAAGCCCAAAAAAAGTACCAAAATATGGGAATCTTTAAGATGGATAATATTAGGCATAATGATTCTAGTATTCATATATTCATCACTTATCTTTCTAGGCATTGAGAAAAATCCAGTTATAGAAGGAATACAAATATCATTACTTGATTTTTACGGAATGTTTACTCTAAGTTATATTTGGTGGTTCTTCTTCTTTTTAACGCCAATATTTGGAACATATTCTTGCGCAAGACAAGGATGGTGCGGTTTTGGAACATTTACTGGATTATTTAACAAAATATTATTTAAAATAGAAGCTAATTCAATAGATACTTGCAAAGAATGTACTACAGTTAACTGCGAAAAAAGTTGTCCAATAAAAATTCCAATAAAAGCCGATATCTTATCTAATGGATACAGTAATAGAATAGCATGTGTTGGATGCGGTGATTGCGTAGAAGCTTGCCCATATAATAATCTAAAAATTATAGATATAACTAGCTACTTTAGAAGATCAGGGAAAGCATTTACATCATGAAATCAGCCCTTGTAAGGTTCATCACATTTTTATTTTTTATATACTATACTTTTTATTATGATTTACTTTGATGTAGACTCTGCTAATTCATTATTACCATGGATAAAAGAAAAACTAAAAGAAATGAAAGAATTAAAATATAATACAGAAAAAGCTCTAATGGAAGGAAACAAAGATGCATTATCTGCTTATGTATCCAGAATTGATCAGATAATAAAAGAAATTACTGAAAAAGGAATAATATTAAGGGATTTAGATCTAGGGATTTTGGATTTTCCAGCTATAATAAATGATAGACCAGCATATTTATGTTGGAGAGAAGGAGAAGATAAAATATTATATTGGCATTATTTGGAAGAAGGATATAAAGGAAGAAAGAGAATTAGCGGGGAAGAAAATATCTTAAGTTATACTTAGTTTATTCTATCACAATCTTTATATTCAAATAATATAAAATATAATAAAGTTATATTTTTACACAAATTTTAGGAACATATAATAAAAATATTACTTTATTTTCACTGTGAATAAGCATACATTATTAAATATTCTTCTAAATCCATTTCCATCTTACATCATATAATACTTAGCAGATAACTTTAAAAACTCTTGGATATTGAAGAAATAGACATTTGTCTATATTTATTTGATAAAGAGACTCTTCTTGATTAAATCTTATCTAGCCATTCTTCCCATTTTCTTCCATTTTCATCCATCCCATAATCAGTTTCATATCCCATTGACATCCACCCTACCATTCCATATTGCATATGAATAGCTTTTCTCTTCCATATATGTGGCAAACCATAAGTAGCATACATGGCTCTATTTCCATGCTCGCAAATTACTGCTACATCCTTATCTGAAGGTAAAAATTTAGATAGAGCTTCTAAATAATCTAGCGGTAATAAGATAGATCCAGGTATATGATGATCTTCATATTCTTGAGGAGTTCTAACATCTATAAGAATTATCTCATTTTTCTTCCATAGTTTTCTAACTGATGATGGAGGAAGACTTATAATATGCTTGTAGTAAGGGCTTGTATATTCTTGAATGAGTTGCATAGATTAACAATGTTAAAGTAAGTTAAAAATCTTTTCTTTTGAAATTATTGTAGAAAGTTTTTATTCTAAAAAAATATAAAAATCTTTCGTAAACTTCTAAACTAATTAACATATCTAATATTCAATAATAGAAAATTTTATTCTAAAAATAAAACTAATATATAAAAAGCTTTAATACCATTTAATCAGATATTTTCCAAATAAGATTTTCATATATTAGTTTTCTTATTTAACTTTATTTTTAAGATTGAGGGTTTATCCTTTGTCTTAAATACTCTCCTGCTGAGGTAGCTAAAGATATAGTAGGATATAATTCTTGGCCTGCAGGTACTACTATAATTAAGCCTCCTTTTTGAGAAATATCAGTTAACGTCTCTAAAAACCTTAATTGTAGAGCTTGAGGATTATCTTTATACTGTTTTGATGCTTCAGCTAATATACTAGATGCCTGCCTTTCGCCTTCACTTACTATTACTCTTGCCCTTCTTTGTCTCTCTGCCTCAGCTTGCTTGGCCATAGCTGATAGCAAATCTGGAGAGATTTTGATATCCCTAACAGTTACTGATGTGACTTTTACTCCCCAACCTTCAGTATAAGAATCTAATATTTCTTGCAATTTTTTATTGATTTCGTCTCTTTTTGTCAGTACTTCGTCCAATTCCATCTGACCTACAATATCCCTTAGTGAAGTTTGAGCTATATTAATAACAGCTTGATTATAATTATATACCATTGAAACAGCCTTTATAGCATCTACCACCTTATAATAAACTACAGCGTCTATAGAAACTGTAACATTATCTCTAGTAATTATAGTTTGAGGAGGAATATCTACAGTTCGTATTCTTAGATCCACGATTACTGGTCTATCTACAAAAGGTATCAAAAATATTATACCAGGACCCTTAATTCCTAATACTCTTCCTAATCTTAAAACTACAGCTCTCTCCCATTCTTTTACCTGCCTTAAAGACATCCCTATAAATACTAAGATAATTATTAGCAGTAGTACTAATCCGATAATTAAACTTACTAACATAATATATGTTTGTCTTTAAAGTTTTTAAAACTTATATTTTATTAATATTGCAGAAATTATAACTCCTATCGCAAAAGCACCAATATATTCTAAAAGTATATAATTTACACTTACTCCAGAAGATTTGTATTTTATTTTATTAAAAGCTGAAGATAAAGATTTCTTAAAATTATAAGTTTTTAGAAAATTAACCAATTTGGTATAAGCAGATGTAAAGCTTGAAACTATTTTAGATAATACTGGTGAAGAGATAATATAAGTAGGAGCCAAACTAAAATTTCCAGGATAATATACTATAAATAGACTTTGATTAGAAATATTAAATTGTGCCACTCCATTTACAGTATAATTACTTGCAATCACAGAAGTAAGTGGTATAGGAGATGAAGACGAACTTAAAGACGGAACTAGAATTTCTACTTCTTGATAGCTTAATTTATGACCATTAATACTCATATTCACATACTTTACGTTTTTATTTACAGTAATGGAAATAGTAGGCTGTACTGGCCACATTACTGAAGGAGAATTAACACCATTACTTATCACATCATTAGGATGAAGTATACTAGTAATGTTTCCATAAGATGCTATACCGTAAGCACTTTCTGCAGTATCTAAACCTACTGAAATAGCATCATAGGGAACTACCAGTGAATCTCCATTAAGATAATAAAGCTCTTCATTCATATTTCCTGACATATACACTATACTACCTCCTCCAGGACCTCCCCAAACTAATTCTAGATCGTTTGGTATTCCTGCAAGAGAAATACTACCTAATTCGAAGTTTCCAAAATAAGGCAAACTTAGATATACAATACGAGATCCATTTATCGAATACCCAAACTTTAATCCATTTGAAGTATTCATAAATAATGAAATATGAGCAGGCAGAGTAATATTAAATGTAGGACCTTGATAGCAAAATACTCCTAAACCATCATAGGTAGTAACATTTGCTTTTAATACAGTAAAAGGTCCAGTCAAGTTCCAGAAGTTGACTACCATAGTTACTTCAAACTCACTAGAATTTATTTCATGAAATAATGCAACATCTTGAGCCCAATAGGCCCCATCAATCATTACGTTAAGTTGCAATGACGCATTGCCTGAAGTGAAATATTGCCCATTAGGAAGATAAGATTTTCCTATGCTTAGATTCTGTATTGATACTGTTCCTTTTACAAAAGTAGTATAGAAAGGCGAAGATAAAGGATAGAAAGTAATTCCTGTAGGATATGCTGACGAGGGTAACACTGAAGAATACATTAGAGTAGCTGAGAATAAAGGTAAAGGCAAAACAATAAGTAGTATTAGAAATGCTTTGATAACTGACATGTAAGTTTATATCTGTAAAATCTATTATAAAAATGTGGTTGCTCACATAGTAATTCCTATAGTAGTTATTATAGTATTAATTATTGTCTTAGTTGTGACCGGATATATTTCAGATCCTATAATAGACATACCTTCTCTAGCTATTATAGGATTTCTTTCATATAGGATGTTTTATGTAATAATAAAAACCAGAAAAAGAAATCTATATAGTTATGTAGGTAAGTCAGGAAAAGCAGTAGATGATATTAAAGCTGGACATACTGGATATGTAATAGTAGAAGGTGAATATTGGAAAGCTATAGCTAAAGAAGATATAGCATCAGGAGACGAAGTTACAGTAATAGGCATGCAAGATTTAAATCTTATAGTAAAAAAGAAAAGTAATGAAGTTATCATTTAACTCATTGGAGAAAATAAGGAATTTACCTAATTATTCTGTTATAGAAGATGGAGAAAATGTTATAATAACTTATTTTACCCCATCTATTTCCCAAGCCTCAGGTAATGAAGAGGATGAAGAGACTTCAAGGATAATAGTTATTACTGGAAGAAAGAGTAATGATCATATAGATATAGAAAAAGCTGAAATTAAAACAGAAGACAATAAGTTAATAAGAAAAATGAATCTAGACGAATTAGAATTCTGGATAGAATCTCTGGAGTGATACCTATGTATTTGCTAGCTTATGGAAGCTTAAGATATGGATTTGAACTACATCATTTTCTAAAAAGTTGTAGATTTGTAGGTATAGCCTTTGCAGAAGGTTACAAAATGTATGATATAGGAAATTATCCTGGAGTAATTAAAGGAGATGGAATAATATGGGGAGAAGTATATGAAGTAGATGAAAATCTAATAAGATTATTAGATGAAGTAGAAGATTTCAAGGGTAGACCAGATGATTTATATGTAAGAGAAACTACTACAGTATTTTTTGATCAAAAAAGAAAATATAGGCTAAATAACGTTTATTTATATAGATATAATCAAATTATAGATGATAAACATGAGATAGAAGATGGAGATTATAGTAGATGGGCAGGTATGCCTAGTATAGTAAACTATTTTGCTTATGCAGAAAACACAAATGAAGAAGTATTAAAGGAAAGAAAAGTAAAAACAATATTAAAGGAAATTGAAGCATACGCAGAAGATTATGAAATAATATTCAATATAAAATGCAAATACGGATATTGTGCAAATATGAAAGAGCATAAAGGAGGTAAAGTATTAGGCTATATCTATGTTATTTATGAAGACGAATTGAATGCGCTAGACAAAGCAGAAGAACATCTAATTAAATATGTTAGGGAAGTTATAAAAGTTAAGGATAAAAATGGAAAAGAATATTATGCCCAAGCTTATGTTTCTGATTATAAAGAAAATGAACAAAAACCTTCAGAAGAATATCTTAATATAATTAAAAAAGGATTAAGTAGAAAATGGAAAAACTCTACATCAACTGGATTACAGTGATGAGTGAACCCTGGGTTGAAATGTGATGAGATTGAACCAGACTGATTTATATTTAACAGTGTTAAAACTTACTTTATGAAAAAACTTTCAGAAAACGAAATAACAGAGAGACTTTCTAAGCTAAATAACTGGAAATATGAAAACAATAAAATTATAAAAGAATTTAAATTTTCTAATTTCGATGATTCAGTAAGCTTCCTAAAGTTAATACAGCCAGTAGCAGATGGATTAGACCATCATCCAGACGTATGTGTATATTACAATAGAGTAATTATTGAACTAACTACTCACGATGTAGGTGGAATATCTGATTTAGACTTTCAATTAGCAGAAAAGATTGATGAACTATCGACGCACGTTAAGTCATAACTCCAAAGTAGTTTTAATTCTTTCTAAAATTTTTTGTAACCTTTTTTCTTCTTCTCTAAGTAATGAAACTCTTTTTCTAAGATCTATTGAATATTCAGTCTTTTGTTTTATTTCATATGCATCTTTTCCTAAATATTTACTTTTTAGTTTACCTTCTTCCCAATATCGTAAATAATAATAAGTATTCTTTCCAATCTTTTTAGCATCCACATGCCCGGAAGGAAGATTTTTCAATTCATCTTCTAGTTTCTGCCTCTCTTTTTGCACTTCTAAGTATTTTTCTTCTATTTCCTTAACTTTCTCCCATATCATACGACATCACTGTATAAATGCAGAGTATTTCTAATATTCATACCCCATTTCTTCAGATAAATTTTCGTCTAATGCTTTTAAGATTCTTTCCTTATCAGAGACCTCTATATATTTTCTTATACCCCCTGCTCTTCCTTTATTTAATATTTTTATTTTTATAATACCAAACATATCTAATTCTGATATAATATCAGAAAATCTTCTATAGGATAAAGGCCTTTGCTTTAATTTATCACATAAATCAGTATATATCTTATGCGCAGTAACTACATCTTCAGCCTCAACAACTGATCTTAAAGCTAACTTATAATGAAATGGCAAAGATTTTATTGCCTCTACTAACCTTTCTTGTTCATATTCAACTATAGCTCTATCAACATGATCTTTTCTCAAAATTCCTTCCCCAGAAGCTAACTGAGCTGCTCTAAATAGTAGATTAACAGCTTTTCTAGCATCGCCATGTTCTTTAGCTGAAATAGCAGCAATATAAGCTAGCACTTCCTCATTATATGTTCCTCTAAATAATCCATATTCTGCATATTTACTTAAGATCTCTCTAAGTTGATCTGCATCATAAGGCTTAAAAATTACTGAAGGACCTAAAGAAGAAAGCACTCTAGGTTCCATGTAGTCTCTAATATTAATATCGTTACTAATCATAATTACGGAAATTTTAGCATCAGCTCTAAGCATTTGATATAATACTATATCTCCATCTCTTCTTTTAACTAAAGTATCAACTTCATCTAAGTAGACTATAACTTTCTTTTCTTTTACTGCATGCTTAATCTTTTCAATATATTCACCTAAGTTTATCCCATGCTTAGGTACTATACCGTTAGTTAGCTTTTCAGTTAATACCGATAATACAGCTTGAGGCGTACCTCCAACTTCTCGACAATTAATATAAGCTTGTTTAACATTAGCGTAATCTTCATCTTCGTTCTTTACAGCTTCTATCTCGCTTAAAATATATCTTATAACAAACGTCTTTCCAGTACCAGTTAAACCAAGAAATAAATTTGAAAATCTAACATCATTCTTAACAAAATACCTAATAGAGATAGCAGTCTCCTTTATTATATCTTCTCTATATGGAATTTCAGTAAATACAGATATAGGGTCAATAAACACTTTAGGATTCTTTATTACTTCTCCTTTACCGCCTTTAAGAGTCTCTCTAATCACAGTTGTTTCATATGTTTCTCTAGTTATATGTTGTTTCCTTTATTACTTATCGTAGTACCAGGTATTAGCCTGGTAACGTATTACACACTATTAAACTCCCCAGTTTTACAGTATGTATTCTTAGTTTCCATCATCTATATTCAGTAATACTTACATTTTATAAGAAATATCTATTAGTATATGAATTATGTTTAAAAATTATTATCATAAATAATACCTTCAAGTTTAGTATTAATATATAATAAGGAGAGACACTGTAAATCTGCAGTGTTTCTCAAGGTTAATAATAGCAACTAAATATAACAGTTTGTATAATAAATTCTTTTAAAAGATACATCTCAATTAGATTAAGCGTTACATGATTAAAATTAACGAAAGAAATTTGCTGTCTCTCAGTCTATGTATACGGAATTTATCTTTATGAAATAACGTAAATATACTGTAAAACCGGGGAGTTATCATCGTCTTAGGAATTAATATAAATAAAAAATCTAAGAATATACATTTTAGTAAAAATATACTATATTTATGGAATAAAAAGCTATAACGTATCTATTATGGATATTAATACATCTGTAAACTCTTTAGTTCCTAATGCCTGTACATTCATGAATCTTGCTATATCTTGTGTTACCTTTTTCTGCTTTATTGCTTCGTTAATCGAATTCTCTATTAGGTCAGCTGCTTTGTCCCAGCCCATAAATCTTAACATTAATTCGCCTCCTTTAATAATTCCAGTAGGATTTGCTATGTTTTTCCCAGCGTATTTTGGAGCAGTTCCATGTACGGCTTCAAACATTCCTCCATTATCCCCTACGTTAGCTCCCCCCAAAAGGCCAATATTGCCTATAAGTGCTCCGGCTGCATCCGATATGTAGTCACCATTAACATTAGGTGCAAGTATAATATCATAATCTTCTGGTTTTATTATTATTTGTTGGAACATATTATCTGCTATTCTATCATTTAGTAGAATTTTTCCATCAGGTATTTTTCCATTGTATTTAGTATTCAACTCTTCTTCAGTTACTATGCTTTCCTTATATTCGTTAAGAGCTGTTTCATAAGCCCAATCTCTGAAAGCTCCTTCAGTGTACTTCATAACGTTTCCTTTATGCATTATTGTTATTCTTTTCCTTGAATTTTGTAATGCATATTTTATTGCTAATCTTGTTATTCTTTGAGTCTTGTATTTACTTATTATCTTTATGCCAATACCTGTGTCATTTTCAATGTCTATATTAAGTTCTCTCCTTATGAAATCTCTAATTTTTGTTGCTTCGGTAGAATCATATGGATATTCTATACCTCTATATAGATCAT
This genomic window from Acidianus manzaensis contains:
- a CDS encoding Cdc6/Cdc18 family protein, yielding MIRETLKGGKGEVIKNPKVFIDPISVFTEIPYREDIIKETAISIRYFVKNDVRFSNLFLGLTGTGKTFVIRYILSEIEAVKNEDEDYANVKQAYINCREVGGTPQAVLSVLTEKLTNGIVPKHGINLGEYIEKIKHAVKEKKVIVYLDEVDTLVKRRDGDIVLYQMLRADAKISVIMISNDINIRDYMEPRVLSSLGPSVIFKPYDADQLREILSKYAEYGLFRGTYNEEVLAYIAAISAKEHGDARKAVNLLFRAAQLASGEGILRKDHVDRAIVEYEQERLVEAIKSLPFHYKLALRSVVEAEDVVTAHKIYTDLCDKLKQRPLSYRRFSDIISELDMFGIIKIKILNKGRAGGIRKYIEVSDKERILKALDENLSEEMGYEY
- a CDS encoding gamma-glutamylcyclotransferase, producing the protein MYLLAYGSLRYGFELHHFLKSCRFVGIAFAEGYKMYDIGNYPGVIKGDGIIWGEVYEVDENLIRLLDEVEDFKGRPDDLYVRETTTVFFDQKRKYRLNNVYLYRYNQIIDDKHEIEDGDYSRWAGMPSIVNYFAYAENTNEEVLKERKVKTILKEIEAYAEDYEIIFNIKCKYGYCANMKEHKGGKVLGYIYVIYEDELNALDKAEEHLIKYVREVIKVKDKNGKEYYAQAYVSDYKENEQKPSEEYLNIIKKGLSRKWKNSTSTGLQ
- a CDS encoding 4a-hydroxytetrahydrobiopterin dehydratase codes for the protein MKKLSENEITERLSKLNNWKYENNKIIKEFKFSNFDDSVSFLKLIQPVADGLDHHPDVCVYYNRVIIELTTHDVGGISDLDFQLAEKIDELSTHVKS
- a CDS encoding DUF2203 domain-containing protein, which gives rise to MIYFDVDSANSLLPWIKEKLKEMKELKYNTEKALMEGNKDALSAYVSRIDQIIKEITEKGIILRDLDLGILDFPAIINDRPAYLCWREGEDKILYWHYLEEGYKGRKRISGEENILSYT
- a CDS encoding NADP-dependent isocitrate dehydrogenase, which translates into the protein MYHFPEDGEKIEFKDGKWIVPDKPIILYIEGDGIGPEITHSAIQVINKAVEKAYGSKKEIKWVEVLAGNKAVNTVGDRFPKETQEALLNYRVVLKGPMETPIGKGWKSVNVAIRLMLDLYANIRPVKYIEGIESPLKDPKKVNMIIFRENTDDLYRGIEYPYDSTEATKIRDFIRRELNIDIENDTGIGIKIISKYKTQRITRLAIKYALQNSRKRITIMHKGNVMKYTEGAFRDWAYETALNEYKESIVTEEELNTKYNGKIPDGKILLNDRIADNMFQQIIIKPEDYDIILAPNVNGDYISDAAGALIGNIGLLGGANVGDNGGMFEAVHGTAPKYAGKNIANPTGIIKGGELMLRFMGWDKAADLIENSINEAIKQKKVTQDIARFMNVQALGTKEFTDVLISIIDTL
- a CDS encoding slipin family protein codes for the protein MLVSLIIGLVLLLIIILVFIGMSLRQVKEWERAVVLRLGRVLGIKGPGIIFLIPFVDRPVIVDLRIRTVDIPPQTIITRDNVTVSIDAVVYYKVVDAIKAVSMVYNYNQAVINIAQTSLRDIVGQMELDEVLTKRDEINKKLQEILDSYTEGWGVKVTSVTVRDIKISPDLLSAMAKQAEAERQRRARVIVSEGERQASSILAEASKQYKDNPQALQLRFLETLTDISQKGGLIIVVPAGQELYPTISLATSAGEYLRQRINPQS
- a CDS encoding 4Fe-4S binding protein; the protein is MNSLQLVIIVYIVGMMIADFTILYYLLRSSIVSRRAVLFVSSILLYMATEAADIGYILFYHGSILIEPITLIIASLPILLSLLVKDYKTHWREDKTSSITLSITIVLDELAMGYSFSSAFGPHINPLLSSVSNIAFGIMMMADAIFFLALAPVKKIEEISLFTFAVSMAFMPNIFIQFSAYAELMASLLASIIMIINIITLYLIQSKKLTFNAQLTSISLGLLDFLMMLGLSIYATSKDLYMISLAMIISMFWYFILILYSFNRKKIQMSLKYPLTFVILINLAELTMGFGESTMGFEITNGLWAPMGVKIMHHMMIMSGIHMLIWSPLSNSFWWIFPTNPWTMTTIAFKQAIMKSHNIIFASFWGSYMLIMMTTMMPFYVVMMGAEMSYLVYERFKSSKQLKVRAWSLAILVGIPIFVWILPYYTPTYIFGMSDMLSDINPSFSVSLLSFGISIIAIVIASSLFGRRAYCNLVCMSAHMWINTYYDQFKPKKSTKIWESLRWIILGIMILVFIYSSLIFLGIEKNPVIEGIQISLLDFYGMFTLSYIWWFFFFLTPIFGTYSCARQGWCGFGTFTGLFNKILFKIEANSIDTCKECTTVNCEKSCPIKIPIKADILSNGYSNRIACVGCGDCVEACPYNNLKIIDITSYFRRSGKAFTS
- a CDS encoding rhodanese-like domain-containing protein, yielding MQLIQEYTSPYYKHIISLPPSSVRKLWKKNEIILIDVRTPQEYEDHHIPGSILLPLDYLEALSKFLPSDKDVAVICEHGNRAMYATYGLPHIWKRKAIHMQYGMVGWMSMGYETDYGMDENGRKWEEWLDKI
- a CDS encoding NfeD family protein, which codes for MVAHIVIPIVVIIVLIIVLVVTGYISDPIIDIPSLAIIGFLSYRMFYVIIKTRKRNLYSYVGKSGKAVDDIKAGHTGYVIVEGEYWKAIAKEDIASGDEVTVIGMQDLNLIVKKKSNEVII
- a CDS encoding thermopsin family protease, which codes for MSVIKAFLILLIVLPLPLFSATLMYSSVLPSSAYPTGITFYPLSSPFYTTFVKGTVSIQNLSIGKSYLPNGQYFTSGNASLQLNVMIDGAYWAQDVALFHEINSSEFEVTMVVNFWNLTGPFTVLKANVTTYDGLGVFCYQGPTFNITLPAHISLFMNTSNGLKFGYSINGSRIVYLSLPYFGNFELGSISLAGIPNDLELVWGGPGGGSIVYMSGNMNEELYYLNGDSLVVPYDAISVGLDTAESAYGIASYGNITSILHPNDVISNGVNSPSVMWPVQPTISITVNKNVKYVNMSINGHKLSYQEVEILVPSLSSSSSPIPLTSVIASNYTVNGVAQFNISNQSLFIVYYPGNFSLAPTYIISSPVLSKIVSSFTSAYTKLVNFLKTYNFKKSLSSAFNKIKYKSSGVSVNYILLEYIGAFAIGVIISAILIKYKF